A genomic region of Deltaproteobacteria bacterium contains the following coding sequences:
- a CDS encoding YbaB/EbfC family nucleoid-associated protein — translation MTKGMAGIMKQAQKLQAQLGRIQEEMAEKTTEASSGGGMVTVVINGKQEVLSVTIDPEVIDLEDVEMLQDLIVAAVNEAIRKSQEMVAEEMKKLTGGLSIPGLF, via the coding sequence ATGACAAAAGGAATGGCTGGAATCATGAAGCAGGCCCAGAAGCTGCAGGCCCAGCTCGGCCGTATCCAGGAGGAGATGGCCGAGAAAACCACGGAGGCCTCCTCTGGGGGAGGGATGGTTACGGTGGTGATCAATGGGAAACAGGAGGTGCTCTCCGTGACGATCGATCCGGAAGTAATCGACTTAGAGGATGTCGAAATGCTCCAGGATCTCATTGTCGCCGCCGTCAATGAGGCGATACGGAAGTCCCAGGAGATGGTGGCCGAAGAGATGAAGAAGCTCACCGGGGGTTTGAGTATTCCCGGTCTTTTCTAG
- a CDS encoding dihydroorotate dehydrogenase-like protein produces the protein MDLSTTYLGMKLPHPLMPGASPMVEDLDTVRRLEDSGTPVVILHSLFEEQILAEELREVQDVEIPEESFAEALTYYPNRREYPVTGPDQYLERIRKIKETVSVPVIASLNGVSANVWAEYAGRCEEAGADGLELNAYFLSTDPEQRGEVLEDRVIEAARVVKAAVKIPVAVKVSPFFSSLPNFARRLEAVGADGLVIFNRFYQPDIDVEELEVVPRLRLSDSSELLLRLRWLAILSGRVGLCLGVTGGVHTAVDAVKAVMAGADGVQMVSALLENGPEYLGKVRDEMASWMEKHGYESVEQMRGSMNLLRSPDPASFERANYTRVLLGGTSKV, from the coding sequence ATGGATCTCTCTACCACCTATCTCGGAATGAAGCTGCCGCACCCCCTGATGCCGGGGGCCTCTCCCATGGTAGAGGATCTCGATACGGTGCGGCGTCTCGAGGATTCGGGAACCCCGGTGGTCATCCTTCACTCCCTCTTTGAGGAACAGATCCTGGCCGAGGAGCTGCGGGAAGTCCAGGATGTGGAGATCCCTGAAGAATCGTTTGCCGAGGCCCTCACCTACTATCCCAACAGGCGGGAATACCCTGTCACCGGGCCTGACCAGTATCTGGAGCGGATCCGGAAGATCAAGGAGACGGTGAGCGTCCCCGTAATCGCCTCTCTCAACGGGGTTTCAGCCAATGTGTGGGCGGAATACGCGGGCAGGTGTGAGGAGGCCGGAGCCGACGGGCTGGAACTCAACGCCTATTTCCTTTCCACGGACCCCGAACAGAGGGGAGAGGTCTTGGAGGATCGTGTGATCGAGGCCGCCCGGGTTGTGAAGGCTGCCGTTAAGATTCCGGTGGCAGTGAAGGTTTCACCCTTCTTCTCCTCCCTTCCGAATTTTGCCAGGCGCCTCGAAGCGGTCGGGGCCGACGGGCTGGTCATCTTCAACCGTTTCTACCAGCCCGATATCGATGTGGAGGAGCTCGAGGTCGTGCCCAGGCTGCGTCTATCAGACTCCTCTGAGCTCCTCCTGCGACTGCGCTGGCTCGCCATTCTCTCGGGCCGGGTGGGGCTCTGCCTGGGTGTGACCGGGGGGGTTCACACCGCCGTGGACGCGGTGAAAGCCGTCATGGCCGGAGCCGACGGGGTACAGATGGTGTCGGCTCTGCTCGAAAACGGTCCTGAGTATCTGGGGAAGGTCAGGGACGAGATGGCCTCCTGGATGGAAAAACACGGCTACGAATCGGTGGAACAGATGCGGGGGAGCATGAACCTTCTCAGGTCTCCTGACCCGGCATCCTTTGAACGGGCCAACTACACTCGGGTTCTCCTCGGGGGGACCAGTAAGGTCTGA
- the recR gene encoding recombination protein RecR: protein MKQAPSIDRLVEAFSRLPGIGRKTAWRLAFHILRSSREEAGALASAIMEVKEKIRLCSQCQNLTDEDPCPICRDRERSDEVICVVEEPNDLLAIEGSGSFKGKYHVLHGALRPLEGVGPEQLKIKELMERLEKGKVREVILATNPTRAGGATAVYLTQLIKPLGIRVTRIASGVPVGSEIEYADSVTLSMAMEGRKEM, encoded by the coding sequence GTGAAGCAGGCTCCATCCATCGACAGGCTCGTGGAAGCCTTCTCAAGGCTTCCCGGGATAGGACGGAAGACAGCCTGGAGGCTGGCTTTCCATATTCTTCGTTCTTCAAGGGAAGAGGCCGGGGCTCTGGCCTCGGCGATCATGGAGGTGAAGGAAAAGATCCGCCTCTGCAGTCAATGCCAGAACCTGACAGACGAAGACCCGTGTCCCATCTGCAGAGACAGGGAGAGGAGCGATGAGGTGATCTGTGTGGTCGAGGAGCCCAACGATCTGCTTGCCATCGAAGGCTCGGGATCCTTCAAAGGGAAGTACCATGTTCTCCATGGGGCTCTCCGTCCCCTGGAGGGAGTGGGGCCGGAGCAGCTCAAGATAAAGGAGCTCATGGAAAGGCTGGAGAAGGGGAAGGTCAGGGAGGTGATCCTCGCCACAAACCCTACCAGAGCGGGCGGGGCAACGGCGGTCTATTTGACCCAATTGATAAAGCCCCTGGGTATCAGAGTCACCAGGATCGCCTCGGGAGTTCCTGTGGGCAGCGAGATCGAATACGCGGACAGTGTCACCCTCTCGATGGCCATGGAGGGACGAAAAGAGATGTAG
- the nifJ gene encoding pyruvate:ferredoxin (flavodoxin) oxidoreductase: MPERRIVTVDGNEATTSVAHRLSEVIAIYPITPSSPMGEFADEWSAHGRKNIWGTVPSVTEMQSEAGAAAAVHGSLQAGALTTTFTASQGLLLMIPSMYKIAGELTAYTMHVSARTIATHALSIFGDHSDVMACRQIGFAMLASGSVQEAHDMACIAHASTLRARVPFLHFFEGFRISHEVAKIEELGDDDLRQMIDDDLVKAHRERALSPDHPIIRGTSQNPDAFFQAREACNLFYMACPGIVQETMDRFARLTGREYRLFDYVGHPEAEEVIVAMGSGAEVAHEMVDWMVARGDQVGLVKVRLYRPFSVKDFIAALPPTVKALAVLDRTKEPGAVGEPLYLDVVSALWEARNQGISPMAEDPKVIGGRYGLSSKDFTPTMVRGVFEELEKERPKNHFTVGINDDVTHTSLDFDPDFDIEPDDVVRAVFFGLGADGTVGANKNSIKIIGEDTPNYAQGYFVYDSKKSGGITISHLRFGPRPIRSSYLIKKASFVACHQFVFLDKFDMLDYAAPRAVFLLNAPYGPDEVWDHLPREVQEQIIEKDLRAYVINAYDVARKTGMGVRINTIMQTCFFAISGVLPREEAIAKIKEAIQKTYGKKGDEVVRKNFEAVDATLANLHEVKVPGRVTAARTRPPIVSEKAPDFVKRVEAVMIEGKGDQLPVSAMPVDGTWPTGTSQWEKRNTALEIPVWDSEICIQCGKCAFVCPHASIRIKVYDPEHLKDAPPTFKSVEAKGKEFKGKRFTVQVAPEDCTGCRLCVMTCPAKDKTNPKHKAINMEPQLPLRDQERVNWEFFLGLPEPDRTQLKMDVKNSQLLRPLFEFSGCCPGCGETPYVKLLTQLFGDRALIGNATGCSSIYGGNLPTTPYTTDAEGRGPTWNNSLFEDVAEFGLGMRLALDMHIQQARELLQGLASQVGDDLVTGILKADQSTEAGIRAQRERVAALRKALARIDAPQARWLETLADYLVKKSVWILGGDGWAYDIGYGGLDHVLALGRDVNILVLDTEVYSNTGGQQSKATPMGAAAKFASAGKAIPKKDLGLMAATYGSVYVARVAFGARDQQTLKAFIEAESYPGTSLIIAYSHCIAHGYDLAYGGRQQKLAVDSGYWPLYRFDPRRKAQGLNPLQLDSGSPKVPLTDYIYNETRYRMLQKLDPDRARTLASKAQEEVRHHYALYEQLSRLKLAGPGPDETPDR, translated from the coding sequence ATGCCTGAACGACGTATTGTCACCGTCGATGGGAACGAGGCCACCACCTCTGTTGCCCATCGCCTGAGCGAGGTGATCGCTATCTATCCGATCACGCCTTCGTCCCCCATGGGGGAATTCGCCGACGAGTGGTCGGCCCATGGTAGGAAAAACATCTGGGGCACTGTGCCGAGTGTGACGGAGATGCAGTCCGAGGCCGGTGCTGCGGCCGCTGTTCACGGGTCACTCCAGGCCGGAGCGCTGACAACGACATTCACTGCCTCCCAGGGCCTTCTACTCATGATTCCGAGTATGTACAAGATTGCGGGGGAGCTCACCGCCTATACCATGCACGTCTCCGCCAGGACCATAGCCACCCACGCCCTCTCGATTTTCGGAGACCACTCCGATGTGATGGCATGCCGGCAGATAGGGTTTGCCATGCTCGCCTCCGGATCGGTTCAGGAGGCTCATGACATGGCCTGTATAGCCCACGCCTCGACCCTCAGGGCCAGAGTACCCTTTCTCCACTTCTTCGAGGGTTTTCGTATTTCCCATGAGGTGGCCAAGATAGAAGAACTAGGCGATGACGACCTCCGCCAGATGATCGACGACGATCTGGTCAAGGCCCACAGGGAGCGCGCTCTCAGCCCTGACCATCCCATTATCCGGGGCACCTCTCAGAATCCCGACGCCTTCTTCCAGGCGCGGGAGGCCTGCAACCTCTTCTATATGGCCTGTCCCGGAATCGTCCAGGAGACGATGGACAGGTTTGCCCGTCTCACGGGCCGGGAGTATCGGCTTTTCGACTACGTGGGCCATCCCGAGGCCGAAGAGGTGATCGTCGCCATGGGGTCGGGAGCCGAGGTGGCTCACGAGATGGTGGATTGGATGGTTGCCAGGGGTGATCAGGTGGGTCTTGTGAAGGTCCGTCTCTACAGGCCTTTTTCGGTCAAGGATTTTATCGCCGCCCTGCCCCCTACCGTAAAGGCCTTGGCCGTGCTGGACCGGACAAAGGAGCCGGGAGCCGTCGGCGAGCCTCTCTATCTGGACGTGGTGAGTGCCCTGTGGGAGGCCAGGAATCAGGGTATCTCGCCCATGGCCGAGGATCCCAAGGTGATCGGCGGGAGGTACGGCCTGTCTTCCAAGGATTTCACCCCTACCATGGTGAGGGGGGTCTTCGAAGAGCTCGAAAAGGAGAGGCCCAAGAACCACTTCACCGTCGGGATCAACGACGATGTAACCCATACTTCTCTCGACTTTGACCCGGACTTCGACATCGAGCCCGACGACGTGGTACGGGCCGTCTTCTTCGGGCTGGGAGCCGATGGCACGGTTGGGGCGAACAAGAACTCGATCAAGATCATCGGTGAAGACACTCCGAACTATGCCCAGGGTTATTTTGTTTACGACTCAAAGAAGTCCGGAGGAATCACTATTTCCCATCTGCGCTTTGGCCCGCGTCCCATCCGGTCGAGCTATCTCATCAAGAAGGCGAGCTTTGTCGCCTGTCACCAGTTCGTCTTTCTCGACAAGTTCGATATGCTCGACTACGCCGCTCCCAGGGCCGTATTTCTTCTCAATGCACCTTACGGGCCGGATGAGGTGTGGGACCATCTTCCCCGGGAGGTGCAGGAGCAGATCATAGAGAAGGATCTCAGGGCATACGTGATCAACGCCTATGATGTGGCCAGAAAGACCGGCATGGGGGTGCGGATCAACACCATCATGCAGACCTGTTTTTTTGCCATCTCGGGGGTTCTGCCGAGGGAAGAGGCCATTGCCAAGATCAAGGAGGCCATCCAGAAGACTTACGGCAAGAAGGGAGATGAGGTGGTGCGGAAGAACTTCGAGGCTGTGGACGCCACCCTGGCCAACCTCCATGAGGTCAAGGTACCGGGCCGGGTTACGGCCGCCCGCACTCGCCCGCCCATAGTTTCGGAAAAGGCCCCTGACTTCGTGAAGCGGGTGGAGGCTGTCATGATCGAGGGTAAGGGCGACCAACTGCCCGTGAGTGCCATGCCCGTGGACGGCACCTGGCCTACGGGTACCTCCCAGTGGGAGAAGCGGAACACGGCCCTGGAGATTCCTGTCTGGGACAGCGAGATCTGCATTCAGTGCGGCAAATGCGCCTTTGTCTGTCCCCATGCCAGCATCCGTATCAAGGTGTACGATCCCGAGCATCTGAAGGACGCTCCTCCGACCTTCAAATCGGTCGAGGCGAAGGGCAAGGAATTCAAGGGAAAGAGGTTTACCGTTCAGGTGGCTCCCGAGGACTGCACGGGGTGCCGGCTCTGTGTAATGACCTGTCCGGCCAAGGACAAGACAAACCCGAAGCACAAGGCGATCAACATGGAGCCTCAGCTTCCCCTGAGAGACCAGGAGAGGGTCAACTGGGAGTTTTTCCTCGGACTGCCAGAGCCTGATCGGACGCAGTTGAAGATGGATGTCAAAAACTCGCAGCTTCTGCGGCCCCTGTTCGAGTTTTCGGGCTGCTGCCCGGGCTGTGGTGAAACCCCCTATGTCAAGCTCCTGACCCAGCTCTTCGGGGACCGGGCCCTCATTGGAAATGCCACCGGATGTTCGTCGATCTATGGTGGAAACCTCCCCACAACCCCGTATACGACCGACGCGGAGGGCCGGGGTCCCACGTGGAACAATTCCCTTTTCGAAGACGTGGCCGAGTTCGGTTTGGGCATGCGCCTGGCCCTCGACATGCACATCCAGCAGGCCAGGGAACTCCTCCAGGGATTGGCCTCCCAGGTGGGCGACGACCTGGTTACGGGAATCCTGAAGGCCGACCAGTCGACCGAGGCCGGCATCCGGGCACAGCGAGAGCGGGTTGCGGCCTTGAGAAAGGCGCTTGCCCGGATCGATGCGCCCCAGGCAAGATGGCTCGAGACCCTGGCCGACTACCTCGTCAAGAAGAGCGTCTGGATCCTCGGCGGGGACGGCTGGGCTTACGATATCGGCTACGGGGGGCTCGACCACGTCCTGGCCCTGGGTCGTGACGTCAACATACTGGTCCTCGATACAGAGGTCTACTCCAACACAGGGGGGCAACAGTCCAAGGCCACGCCCATGGGTGCGGCCGCCAAGTTCGCCTCGGCGGGAAAAGCGATTCCAAAGAAGGACCTGGGGCTCATGGCCGCGACCTATGGAAGCGTCTATGTGGCAAGGGTTGCCTTTGGGGCGAGAGACCAGCAGACCTTGAAGGCCTTCATCGAGGCCGAGTCTTACCCTGGAACCTCGCTGATCATTGCATATTCCCACTGCATTGCCCACGGTTACGACCTGGCCTACGGGGGGAGACAGCAGAAACTCGCCGTGGATTCCGGTTACTGGCCCCTGTACAGGTTCGATCCTCGCCGCAAGGCTCAGGGTCTGAACCCTCTTCAGCTCGACTCGGGGTCTCCGAAGGTGCCTCTGACCGACTACATTTACAACGAGACCCGCTATCGAATGCTCCAGAAACTCGACCCCGACCGGGCAAGGACCCTTGCCTCCAAGGCCCAGGAGGAGGTAAGGCATCATTACGCCCTCTACGAGCAGCTCAGCCGCCTCAAGCTTGCCGGTCCGGGCCCTGATGAGACCCCGGATCGATGA